In a genomic window of Ipomoea triloba cultivar NCNSP0323 chromosome 3, ASM357664v1:
- the LOC116012777 gene encoding cysteine desulfurase 1, chloroplastic produces the protein MMPAATTVEGVVHRVPYLTTAVRNPTFSSRGSASIRFRALSFSASAASPPSTVVDEQKLGPGSLGHITRPDFPILHQEVNGSKLVYLDNAATSQKPTDVLKALQTYYEGYNSNVHRGIHYLSAKATDEYELARRKVAAFINASESKEIVFTRNATEAINLVAYTWGLTNLKPGDEVIVTIAEHHSAIVPWQLIAQRTGVILKFVSLTDNEVPDIMELKETLSRKTKLVCVHHVSNMLASLLPIEEIISWAHDVGAKVLVDACQSVPHMVVDVKSLDADFLVASSHKMCGPTGIGFLYGKSELLTAMPPFLGGGEMIADVYLDHSTYAEPPSRFEAGTPAIGEAIGLGAAIDYLSQIGMQRIHDYEVELGHYLYDSLRSVPSVRIYGPAPSQTVKRAALCSFNVEDVHPTDIATFLDQQHGVAIRSGHHCAQPLHRCLGISSSARASLHFYNTKEDIDHFIDALKDTISFFTSYK, from the exons ATGATGCCGGCGGCGACCACCGTGGAGGGCGTAGTTCACAGAGTGCCCTATCTCACAACTGCGGTTCGGAACCCTACTTTCTCCAGTCGGGGCTCCGCTTCTATCCGGTTCCGCGCCTTGTCTTTTTCAGCATCCGCCGCTTCTCCTCCTTCTACGGTGGTGGACGAACAGAAACTCGGACCCGGTTCTCTCGGACACATCACGCGCCCCGACTTCCCTATCCTCCATCAG GAGGTAAATGGCTCAAAGCTTGTGTACTTGGATAATGCTGCGACCTCTCAGAAGCCAACAGATGTCTTGAAGGCATTACAGACTTATTATGAAGGTTACAATTCCAATGTCCACCGTGGTATCCATTACTTAAG TGCAAAGGCAACAGATGAGTATGAGCTAGCAAGACGTAAGGTGGCAGCTTTCATCAATGCATCTGAATCTAAAGAAATTGTTTTCACAAGAAATGCTACAGAAGCTATTAACTTAGTGGCTTACACTTGGGGACTCACAAATTTAAAGCCGGGAGATGAG GTCATAGTCACAATAGCTGAGCATCACAGTGCAATAGTACCCTGGCAATTGATTGCTCAAAGGACTGGTGTTATCCTAAAGTTTGTGAGTTTGACAGACAATGAAGTTCCAGATATAATGGAGTTAAAAGAAACACTCTCAAGGAAGACAAAACTTGTTTGTGTTCACCATGTCTCAAATATGCTAG CTTCTCTGCTTCCAATTGAAGAAATTATAAGTTGGGCACATGATGTTGGAGCAAAGGTGCTTGTAGATGCTTGCCAAAGTGTGCCACATATGGTAGTTGATGTTAAGAGCCTAGATGCTGATTTTCTTGTTGCCTCATCTCATAAG ATGTGTGGGCCTACAGGCATTGGATTCTTGTATGGTAAGAGTGAACTCCTAACTGCTATGCCTCCATTCCTGG GAGGTGGTGAAATGATAGCCGATGTATATTTGGACCATTCAACTTATGCTGAGCCACCATCCAG ATTTGAGGCTGGAACACCTGCAATTGGAGAAGCTATTGGGCTTGGAGCAGCCATTGACTATCTGTCTCAAATAGGCATGCAACGAATTCATGATTATGAG GTGGAGCTGGGTCATTATCTATATGATAGCCTCCGCTCAGTACCCAGTGTTCGTATCTATGGTCCTGCACCATCACAAACTGTAAAGCGGGCAGCTCTTTGTTCTTTTAATGTTGAGGATGTTCACCCAACAGATATCGCAACTTTCCTTGACCAACAG CATGGTGTAGCTATCAGATCTGGTCACCACTGTGCTCAGCCTCTACATCGCTGTTTGGGAATCAGTTCGAGTGCTCGCGCTAGCCTTCACTTCTACAACACTAAAGAGGATATCGATCACTTCATAGATGCACTGAAGGACACAATCAGCTTCTTCACTTCTTATAAATGA